Proteins found in one Magnolia sinica isolate HGM2019 chromosome 5, MsV1, whole genome shotgun sequence genomic segment:
- the LOC131245387 gene encoding uncharacterized protein LOC131245387: MKNTIRCCISCILPCGAFDVIRIVHSNGHVEEFSETIRASEVMKANPKHVLRRTTTSCSSSEGGLVRRIVILPPDAELERGKIYFLMPEKTRSSSNTRKKKKKRREPESNKSIGSSIGVTKVLISDRYLSEILSEKIPMQRDRRRGRIGVWRPHLESINESPTDC, from the coding sequence ATGAAGAACACCATCAGATGCTGCATCTCTTGCATTCTCCCATGTGGGGCTTTCGATGTGATCCGTATCGTTCACTCTAACGGGCATGTCGAGGAATTCAGCGAGACGATTCGAGCAAGTGAGGTCATGAAGGCGAATCCAAAGCACGTCTTGAGAAGGACAACCACCTCGTGTTCATCGTCGGAAGGGGGACTTGTTCGGAGGATCGTGATATTACCGCCTGATGCAGAGCTTGAAAGAGGGAAGATCTATTTCCTGATGCCTGAGAAGACTCGTTCGTCATCTAatacaaggaagaagaagaagaagagaagagaaccAGAGAGCAACAAAAGTATTGGAAGCTCGATTGGGGTGACAAAGGTTCTGATATCCGATCGATACTTATCAGAAATTTTGTCTGAGAAGATACCCATGCAAAGGGATCGTCGGCGGGGCCGCATCGGTGTTTGGCGGCCGCATTTGGAGAGCATCAATGAAAGCCCAACGGACTGCTGA